From the genome of Immundisolibacter sp.:
ATGGCGCCCGCGCCGGTCTGGCGGTGCTGGAACTGGCGAGCGGTCGCTTCGTGGTCGGCGAACTCGCCAGCGAGGCGGCGCTGGCGGCGGAACTGGCGCGCCTGGCGCCGGCCGAGCTGCTGTTGACCGACGCTGAGGCGGGATCGTTCGACGGACCGTGGAGCCCGACCCATCGACCGCCGTGGCAGTTCGACGCGGCGAGCGCCGAGCGGCGGCTGTGCGAGCAATTTGGCGTGCGCGATCTGGCCGGGTTTGGCTGTGCCGGCATGGCGCTGGCCGTCGGCGCCGCCGGGGCGCTGTTGCAGTACGTGCAGGACACCCAGCTGGCCGCGCTGCCGCATCTGCGCGGTCTGCGCGTGCAGGCCGCGGACCAGGTGCTGGTGCTGGATCCGGCCAGCCGGCGCAATCTTGAGATCGACCGCAGTCTGTCGGGCGATGAGCGCGCCACCCTGGTCGGCGTGCTGGACGCCTGCGTCGGCGCGATGGGCAGCCGGCAGCTTCGCCGCTGGCTGCTGGGGCCGATCCGCGACCCGCAGGAGCTGCGCCAGCGCTACGCAGCCATCGCGGCCCTGGTCCAGGACCAGGCCCATGCCGGTTTGCAGGATGCGCTGCGTGGGGTCGGCGACGTGGAACGTATTCTGGGCCGGATCGCGCTGCGCTCGGCGCGACCACGCGACCTGGCCGCGCTTCGCGACAGCCTGGGCTTGCTGCCGGGCCTGGTCATGCACTTGCAGGCGTTCGAGGCGCCGTTGCTTCTGGAGCTGCGCCGAGCGCTGCCGGGTTTTGATGTCCTGCACGAACTGCTGGGGCGGGCGATCGAAGCCAGTCCACCGGCGCTGTTGCGCGATGGCGGCGTCATCGCGGCCGGCTTCGATGCCGAGCTCGACGAACTGCGCAGCATCGGTCGCGATGCCGGCAGCTACCTGCTGGACCTGGAGCAGCGCGAGCGCGCCCGGACCGGCATTGCCGCTCTGAAGGTCAGCTACAACCGGGTGCATGGCTACTACATTGAGCTGAGCCGGGCCCAGACGGCGCAGGTGCCGGCGGACTACACCCGTCGCCAGACCTTGAAGAACGCCGAGCGTTACGTGACGCCGGAGCTGAAAGCCTTCGAGGAGAAGGCCCTGGGTGCCCGCGAACGGGCGCTGTCACGGGAGCGATTATTGTTCGATCAGCTTCTGGACCGGGTCACGCTGGAACTGGCTGCGCTACAGGCGGCCGCAGCGGCGGTGGCCCAGCTCGATGCCCTGGGCAGCTTCGCCGAACGGGCCGACCGCTTCGGTTACGTCGAGCCGCAGCTCGAAGCCGCGCCGGGCCTGCACATCGAGGGCGGTCGCCATCCGGTGGTCGAGCGCATCAGCGAGGTGCCGTTTGTCGATAACGACCTTGAGCTGGGTGACCAGCAACGCATCCTGCTGATCACCGGCCCCAATATGGGCGGCAAATCGACCTACATGCGCCAGGTGGCGCTGATTGTGCTGATGGCGTACGCCGGCAGTTACGTGCCCGCCAGCGCCGCGCGCATCGGGCCGGTGGACCGCATTTTCACCCGCATCGGCGCCGCGGACGACGTGGCCGGTGGGCGGTCCACCTTTATGGTCGAGATGACCGAGACCGCCAACATCCTGCATAACGCCACCGATCGCAGCCTGGTGCTGCTGGACGAAGTCGGGCGGGGCACCAGTACCTATGATGGGCTGGCGCTGGCGTGGGCCTGCCTGACCCATCTGGCGCAGCGGGTGCGCGCCTTTACCCTGTTTGCCACGCATTATTTCGAGCTGACGGCGCTGGCGCAGGAACTGGAGGGCGTGGACAACGTGCACCTGGATGCTGCCGAACATGCCGGAGGCATCGTTTTTTTGCATCGGGTACAGCCGGGGCCCGCCAGTCGTAGCTATGGCTTGCAGGTGGCAGCCTTGGCCGGCGTGCCGGAGGTGGTGATTGCCCTGGCCAGCGAGCGCCTGGCGGGCCTGGGCGAGGGGCTGCCGCCGCCACCAGCCATGCCGCCCCAGCGGCAGCTTGGTCTGTTCGAGCCGCAGCCCGGGCAGGCCCTGGTGGACCGCCTGTTGCAGGTCGACCCCGACCAGCTCGCGCCGCGCGCCGCACTGGAGCTGCTGTACGAGTTACGGGACCTGCTGCCCGGCGGTCCCGAAAAAAACTGAGTCCTGACCCGCTTCGGGTCCGGACACCATCCCCCAGGCTGCTAGGCTCGACCCGTATAATTACCCGCTTTTTTGTCCCGGAGAACGGTCATGGCCTTCGTCGTCACCGAAGCCTGCATCAAATGCAAGTACACCGACTGCGTGGAAGTGTGTCCGGTGGACTGCTTTCGCGAAGGTCCTAACATGCTGGTCATCGACCCCGACGAGTGCATTGATTGCACCCTGTGTGTGGCCGAGTGCCCGGTCGAGGCGATCGTCGACGAGGAAGAAGTTGCGGCCGACCAGCAGGAATTCATTGAACTGAACGCGCGCCTGTCGCTGCAATGGCCCGCGATCACCCAGCGCAAGGATGCCCCCGCCGATGCCGACGCATGGGTTGGCGTGCCGGCCAAGCGCAAGCTGATAGAAGAATAGGCCGTGCGCATTGCCATTGCCGGTGCTGGCGGGATCGGCTGCCTGCTGGGCGCGCGCCTGGCCGCTACCGGCGCGGCCGACGTGGTGCTGTTGGCGCGGGGCGAGCACGCGGCTCGCCTGGCAGGGCACGGGTTGCTGCTTGACCTGAACGGTGATCGACAACTGCACCGCCTGCCGGTGCTGGACACCGGGAGCGACGCCGAACTGGCACAACTGGCTGGCTGTGACTGGCTGCTTTTTGCCTGCAAGAGCCAGCACACGCAGCGCCTGGCCGGGCGCCTGCGGCCCTACGTCGGCGGCGACTGCCGGTTGGGCTCATTGCAAAACGGTGTCGATAACGAGCCGGTCCTGGCCAAGATCTTCGACCGTCCGGTCATGGGCGGCCTCATGCGCAAGTTCTTCGCGCACATCACCGCCCCGGGCGAGGTGGAAGTGCGCGGTGTGCTCGAAGCGGTGCTCGGCGACTATCCGACCGGTTGCAACCAGGACGTGACGGCGCTGGCGGAACTGCTGAGTCTGTCCGGTATTACTGTTTTGCTCAGCGACGACATTCGCCGCGAACTTTGGCGAAAGCTGGTTCTGAACAACGGCTGCAACCCGCTGGCAGCGGTGACTTTTCTGGATACCCAGCGCATGGCCAATGACCCGGACATGGCCTGGGTAATGCGCAACCTGATGCGCGAGGCCGGCGCCGCGGCGGCGGCTGATGATGTGGAGTTCAGCCCGCACGAACTGGACGCCGTTTTCCACTGGATCAAGGGCATCGACCCGATCAAGCCTTCCATGCAGGCCGACGCCGAGCGTGGCAAGCCTCTGGAACTGGACGGCATCACCGGTGCCATCCTGCGGCGGGCGGGGCAGCTGGGAATCGAGGTTCCGGTCACCGCCACGCTGCACCATATCCTGATGGGCAAGTACGGCAGTGGCGATTGAGGGCGGCGTGATGGCAGGCGGGGTGGTTGCGCAAGACGGGTTGGCGCGGCAGGGGTTAGGTACGAGCGCCCCCGTCGTTTGGGCGCGCCGCACGGCTGATTGGTCACTCGTGCCCCGATGGTTGGCGCATCCGAACTGGCCCTACACCACCCAACCGGGATCCAGATCGTGACCTGGCAAGCCTTTGTCCCCATTTTTGTGACGATTTTCCTCGCCGAGATTGGCGACAAGACGCAGCTGGCGACGATGCTGTTTTCCTCCGACGCGAGCGCGAACCGGTGGCTGATTTTTTTCGCCGCATCGGCCGCACTGGTACTGGCGGCGGGGATCGGCGTGTTGATCGGCGCGCAACTGGAGCGTTTCGTGTCCGTCTCAAGCTTGAAGCTGATAGCCGGATTTGGCTTTATCGGCATTGGGCTGTGGACTTTGCTGTCCAGATAATCCACCCGTTCACTCAGGAGTAATGTCCCGCGCCTATCGCGCCCATCGCGCCTGTGCTCCTGGCAACGGCGCCACGAATGCGCGTGGCATGTGCGCGTTCCTCGGCAAGCGCTGAATAAATCCATCCTGGACTTTTCAGCGTCCGCCAGCGGAAAAGCGTGGCTTTCCGCTGCTTCACAAAATCAATGGCTTACAGCCATCGATTTTGGCGGTGCGTCCGTGTACTGCGGGAGCCGCCGGATAAATCAGCGGCGCCCTAGAGCACGCAGCGCAGCTTCAAGTGCGTTACGAATGGTTCGAAGTCCCTATCGCTGTGCAGCAGCGTGTAATTACTCTCGATACACCGCGTGGCAATTACGGTATCGATAGTCCTGCGCACGGTCACGCCCAGCATTCGCAGGGTCCGATAATTCCGGGCGGCTTGAATGGCAATGTCATACCCACCAAGGTCGACGGGGGTCAAGCGGCTCAGCAGCTTCTTTGCCAGGTTGAACTCTTTCTCGTCGTTAAAGCCCTGAAGGACTTCGAGCAGAATCGAGTCACCGATGGCCAGTGGCTCCGTCGCCAGCAAGGTGTCGAGCCGGTCGGCCTGTGGCGTCGCGTTTCCTCGAAAATAGTCGATCCAGACGCTTGAGTCGACCAGGATCACCTGTCCGCTCGCATTGCATCCAGGTCGCCCTGCCAGTGCAACTTGCCTCGAAAGCGCCGGATTTCGTCCTGTTGACGCAACCGCAGCAGGGTTCGCAGGCCAAGCTCCACTGCCGCGCGTTTGGTCTTCAGGCCAGTGGCGCGCAGCGTGTCTTTCATCAGTTGGTCGTCAATCACGATATTGGTGCGCATGGTGTGTACTCTGGATATTTAACGTACACAATTTAGCGGGAAGCTGCGTTTACGGCAAACCGGATTCCGGCAGTACCTGGTGTCGGTTCGACCTTCGCACCATGCCTTGGTGTAAACCCGTTCCGCCGCCGCGCCCCGGCCACAGCGGCCGGGGCGGGAGACTGCTTCAGCCGTGTGGCGCGCCCATCGGAATGACCGGCACCAGCAGATGCGAGGCGTGGTCCTTGTCGCGATACAGCTTGTAGTAGGTCAGGGTCATGCTGGGCAGGGGCCCCATCACGTTCATACGGTGATGCCAGGGGATGTCGATCGGGTCGCAGGTGGAGATTTCCAGCTCCATTCGCTCGCCGGGCCGGAACACATACGAGATGGACGGGAAGCCAATCGAATACTCGTTGACCTCGCCCGGCACCACCGGCTGTGGGTCGATATGCGTCTGCACCGGATTCCAGGCCGTTGATTTTTCGGCATCCAGCGCCCGGTGTGAGGCCTTGAGTACCCCACGGCACAGCGGGAAGCGCTCGCCGCCCGGCCCGACTGCCCACAGTTTGGCAATGAAAGTCGCATCCGGCTGATCCAGCGCCGCGTGCAGGTTCAGCACCACAGGTCCCGTGACCTCCATCGGCCCGCTCATCGGCGGCGTCGAATAGCGCACCGAATTGCGTTCGGTGGAGATGATCGGCGGGCGGTGTACCAGCGGGTCGGGGTCCGCGTCGGTGGGTTCGGGCAGCGGCGTGAGCGCCCCGAACGGGCGCAGGTAGAGCTTGGTCCACTGGGTGCGGGCCAGCGGCCATTCGTGCTCGAAGCGGTACTGATTGATGCCCATCACGAACAGGCGGATGGGTGGCTCATCCATGATTCCGGTGTCGACGCCCTTCATCCAGTGGTCGTACCAGCGCAGGGCCTCGTACTTGAGCTCCGGCGGGCCGGGCAGGGCGGTATGGATGTGGTGGCCGAAGATGGAGGCCTTCTTGGGCACCGTCAGCGTCGGGTCGTTCATGTCGTCCCAGACGGCTTGCATGAACGGCTTGAAGAACGGAATCCAGCAGCTGGCCGTGTACACCGGCACGGTGATCTTGCTGACCTTGTCGCGTGAGCGGCGACGGGCCCAGAAATCCGTGTTGGTCGGATGCAGCAACTGGTCGAAAAAGGCTGTCTTGCGCCGCGCCAGCACGCGAACGTAGTTGGTGTTGAGCGCGATGTCCTTGGTGCTGGCGATGGCGTTGAAGCGCGCTTCGAGTTCCTCTGGCGAGTACAGCTGTTCGGATTCCGACACCGTGGTGTGCGCCGGAATTTCGCGTTCCAGTTCCCACCAGAACGGCTGGATCACGCCGCCCTCGTAGGCCACGCCATAAAGATCGT
Proteins encoded in this window:
- the mutS gene encoding DNA mismatch repair protein MutS, with product MSRIPNDTNAGHTPAMQHYLSLKAQQPDALLLYRMGDFYELFFDDAVEAARLLDITLTSRGEAGGQKIPMAGVPAHALETYLGRLVRRGRTVAICEQVGTPTGRGPMQRELARVVTPGTLTDDALLDQRRDNLIAAVLRDGARAGLAVLELASGRFVVGELASEAALAAELARLAPAELLLTDAEAGSFDGPWSPTHRPPWQFDAASAERRLCEQFGVRDLAGFGCAGMALAVGAAGALLQYVQDTQLAALPHLRGLRVQAADQVLVLDPASRRNLEIDRSLSGDERATLVGVLDACVGAMGSRQLRRWLLGPIRDPQELRQRYAAIAALVQDQAHAGLQDALRGVGDVERILGRIALRSARPRDLAALRDSLGLLPGLVMHLQAFEAPLLLELRRALPGFDVLHELLGRAIEASPPALLRDGGVIAAGFDAELDELRSIGRDAGSYLLDLEQRERARTGIAALKVSYNRVHGYYIELSRAQTAQVPADYTRRQTLKNAERYVTPELKAFEEKALGARERALSRERLLFDQLLDRVTLELAALQAAAAAVAQLDALGSFAERADRFGYVEPQLEAAPGLHIEGGRHPVVERISEVPFVDNDLELGDQQRILLITGPNMGGKSTYMRQVALIVLMAYAGSYVPASAARIGPVDRIFTRIGAADDVAGGRSTFMVEMTETANILHNATDRSLVLLDEVGRGTSTYDGLALAWACLTHLAQRVRAFTLFATHYFELTALAQELEGVDNVHLDAAEHAGGIVFLHRVQPGPASRSYGLQVAALAGVPEVVIALASERLAGLGEGLPPPPAMPPQRQLGLFEPQPGQALVDRLLQVDPDQLAPRAALELLYELRDLLPGGPEKN
- the fdxA gene encoding ferredoxin FdxA: MAFVVTEACIKCKYTDCVEVCPVDCFREGPNMLVIDPDECIDCTLCVAECPVEAIVDEEEVAADQQEFIELNARLSLQWPAITQRKDAPADADAWVGVPAKRKLIEE
- a CDS encoding ketopantoate reductase family protein; translation: MRIAIAGAGGIGCLLGARLAATGAADVVLLARGEHAARLAGHGLLLDLNGDRQLHRLPVLDTGSDAELAQLAGCDWLLFACKSQHTQRLAGRLRPYVGGDCRLGSLQNGVDNEPVLAKIFDRPVMGGLMRKFFAHITAPGEVEVRGVLEAVLGDYPTGCNQDVTALAELLSLSGITVLLSDDIRRELWRKLVLNNGCNPLAAVTFLDTQRMANDPDMAWVMRNLMREAGAAAAADDVEFSPHELDAVFHWIKGIDPIKPSMQADAERGKPLELDGITGAILRRAGQLGIEVPVTATLHHILMGKYGSGD
- a CDS encoding TMEM165/GDT1 family protein, which produces MTWQAFVPIFVTIFLAEIGDKTQLATMLFSSDASANRWLIFFAASAALVLAAGIGVLIGAQLERFVSVSSLKLIAGFGFIGIGLWTLLSR
- a CDS encoding PIN domain nuclease; amino-acid sequence: MILVDSSVWIDYFRGNATPQADRLDTLLATEPLAIGDSILLEVLQGFNDEKEFNLAKKLLSRLTPVDLGGYDIAIQAARNYRTLRMLGVTVRRTIDTVIATRCIESNYTLLHSDRDFEPFVTHLKLRCVL
- a CDS encoding type II toxin-antitoxin system VapB family antitoxin, producing MRTNIVIDDQLMKDTLRATGLKTKRAAVELGLRTLLRLRQQDEIRRFRGKLHWQGDLDAMRADR
- a CDS encoding CocE/NonD family hydrolase gives rise to the protein MNDAELERGLAAVDLPRPAYWQAQYFKNVDQLSKPRYTMVIERDVPLKMRDGVTLRADVFRPDAPGKFPGLLALSAYGKDCQSAPIPAQPINSWVFDHNVEAGDIEFFVKRGYVYVIPDERGLGKSEGAWNGPFSVQEQEDGHDIVEWIAEQPWCSGKVGMMGISWFGMIQRFVAAQAPPHLAAIFPYEAANDLYGVAYEGGVIQPFWWELEREIPAHTTVSESEQLYSPEELEARFNAIASTKDIALNTNYVRVLARRKTAFFDQLLHPTNTDFWARRRSRDKVSKITVPVYTASCWIPFFKPFMQAVWDDMNDPTLTVPKKASIFGHHIHTALPGPPELKYEALRWYDHWMKGVDTGIMDEPPIRLFVMGINQYRFEHEWPLARTQWTKLYLRPFGALTPLPEPTDADPDPLVHRPPIISTERNSVRYSTPPMSGPMEVTGPVVLNLHAALDQPDATFIAKLWAVGPGGERFPLCRGVLKASHRALDAEKSTAWNPVQTHIDPQPVVPGEVNEYSIGFPSISYVFRPGERMELEISTCDPIDIPWHHRMNVMGPLPSMTLTYYKLYRDKDHASHLLVPVIPMGAPHG